Proteins encoded within one genomic window of Lusitaniella coriacea LEGE 07157:
- a CDS encoding glycosyltransferase family 2 protein gives MYFSIVIPTYNRKPILEKCLTALERQELAADSLVQNYEIVVVDDGSTDGTLDWIEDNPQHFPHVRTFAQDHQGPAAARNLGVEQAQGDTIIFIDSDLVVTEVFLQAHADALVKGMKEEGNDRVFTYGSVINTCNFDNPTAEPYKITDFSAAYFATGNVAIARHWLLKVGLFDTRFQLYGWEDLELGVRLKQLGLKLIKCPEAVGYHWHPPFNLSQIPNLIDKEIQRGRMGVLFYQKHPTWDVRMMIQMTWLHRLLWGILSLGGRLNERTMAPFLQFLIDRGKPQLALEIARIFLNWYNVRGVYEAYNEMQKT, from the coding sequence GTGTATTTCAGCATCGTCATTCCCACCTACAATCGCAAACCCATCCTTGAAAAGTGTCTCACTGCCTTAGAACGCCAGGAATTAGCAGCAGACAGTCTCGTACAAAACTATGAAATTGTTGTCGTAGACGACGGCTCCACCGACGGAACCTTAGACTGGATTGAAGACAATCCCCAACACTTCCCCCACGTTCGCACCTTTGCCCAAGATCATCAAGGCCCTGCGGCAGCACGTAACTTAGGAGTAGAGCAAGCCCAAGGGGATACAATTATCTTTATTGACAGCGATTTGGTGGTGACAGAAGTATTTTTGCAAGCTCATGCCGATGCGTTAGTTAAAGGGATGAAAGAGGAAGGGAACGATCGCGTGTTTACCTACGGTTCGGTGATTAATACCTGCAACTTCGACAATCCCACTGCCGAACCTTACAAAATTACTGACTTTTCTGCTGCCTATTTTGCCACGGGAAATGTCGCGATCGCGCGCCATTGGCTTTTGAAAGTCGGACTGTTCGATACTCGTTTCCAACTCTACGGTTGGGAAGACTTAGAACTCGGCGTTCGCCTCAAACAACTCGGACTCAAACTGATTAAATGTCCCGAAGCGGTCGGCTACCATTGGCATCCCCCCTTCAATCTCAGTCAAATTCCCAACCTGATTGATAAAGAGATTCAAAGGGGACGCATGGGGGTACTTTTCTATCAAAAACACCCCACTTGGGACGTGCGGATGATGATCCAAATGACCTGGCTGCATCGCCTCTTGTGGGGGATTCTTTCCCTTGGGGGACGCTTGAACGAACGCACAATGGCTCCCTTTTTACAGTTTTTAATTGATCGCGGAAAGCCTCAACTTGCCCTAGAAATTGCTCGCATTTTTCTCAATTGGTACAACGTTCGCGGCGTTTACGAAGCCTACAATGAGATGCAAAAAACCTAG
- a CDS encoding Fur family transcriptional regulator yields MQQPEAPLKPIRSLEDALHRCQTLGMRVSRQRRYILELLWQAQDHLSAREIYDRLNQQGKEIGHTSVYQNLEALSSQGVIECVERCDGRLYGNISDAHSHVNCLDTHKIIDVCVELPPELIKQIEEQTGVNIVEYRIDFYGYRKQ; encoded by the coding sequence ATGCAACAGCCAGAAGCACCCCTAAAACCCATTCGCTCTCTCGAAGATGCCCTTCATCGGTGTCAAACCTTGGGGATGCGCGTCAGCCGCCAGCGACGCTATATTCTTGAATTGCTGTGGCAAGCGCAAGATCACCTTTCTGCTAGAGAAATTTACGATCGCCTCAACCAACAAGGCAAAGAAATCGGTCATACCTCCGTCTACCAGAACCTAGAAGCCCTATCTTCTCAAGGCGTTATCGAATGTGTCGAACGCTGCGACGGACGCTTATACGGTAATATCAGCGATGCTCACAGCCACGTCAACTGTCTCGATACCCACAAAATTATTGACGTTTGCGTCGAACTTCCCCCCGAACTGATTAAACAAATTGAAGAACAAACCGGGGTAAACATTGTAGAATATCGGATCGATTTCTACGGCTATCGGAAGCAATAA